The DNA window GTCAATATTGCGCAGTATCCGTTGCGCGCGACCAGCGTCGTGGTTCCCAGCGCTCTTAAGGCAGTACGCGAGTTGGCCGGCCTGCCTGCCAAACTTGCCGGCGGTGTCGCCTCGGCGCTGGGGCCGGGGTCCGGTTCACTGTTCGCCCCGACCACCCGATTCAACGATTCCGCCTCACCCCACCGGGTTTTCGAGGCGCGTTTCCATGACCTCGCCGATTTTCAGCGCATCAAGGCCAGTGTGCCCGGGGCGACGATCAATGACGTCGCGGTCGCTTACGTCGGCGGGACGCTACGGCACTACCTCGAAGGCCACGACGAGTTACCCGACGACACCCTCGTTGCCGCCTGCCCGGCGTCGATTCGGGATTCCAGCGAGAAGGGGGCCGGGGGAAACCGGTTGTTCGGCAGACTGCAGTCGCTGCAGACAGATTCGCCGGACCCGCACGAGCGGCTGGCATCGATCGTCGCGGAATCGTCGGCCTTCCGCGAGAACTCCGATACGTCGAACACCAGCCGACTGATGGAGCTCGTCGGCCTGGTCCCCACCACGTTGTTGGGCCTGACGGTCAAGGCGGCGTCCGCGATGCCGTTCAGTGGTCCGACGATCGCCAACACCACCGTGAGCAACGTGCCGGGCCCCGACGTGCCGATCTATTTCGCGGGCGCTCACCTTGTCCAGGTGACGGGCATGGGGCCGCTGATCGCGGGAATGAACCTGTTTCACGTCATCGCGAGCTACAACGGAACCGTCTCGATGGGCGTCACCGCGGACCGCGACGCACTACCGGACCCCGCGCACTACGCCGAGTGCATGCAGGCCGCGTTCGACGAGCTCTTCGCCACGACCAAATAGCGCCACCCCGATCATGCTCGCGGGCCGACGGTGACCGTGTGACTTGCACGACAAAACGGGCGACCTTACTCACGAGTCAGTTCCGATACCTTACTCTGGAGTCAGTTCCGCGATTGCGAACGTCACTCTTCACAGCGAGGCAGTTGAAATGACCAATACCCTGCCGTCGAAAAACGGATCCACCCCGCAGCCCAAGCGGACAGGCAAGGAAAGCGCCGTCGGCAAGCGCAGGCACAAGCGCACCGCGACCGACGTGGGCCTGGCCCTCGTCACGCCGCTGGTCGGCCAAGAGTTCCTCGATCGCTACAACCTGCGCGATCCGCTCAATCGCGGTCTCAAATACGGCGTCAAGCAGGTGTTCTCTGTCGCGGGCGCGGCCAACCGTCAGTTCAAGCGCGTGTCCAGTGCCCAAGGTGGGCCGACACGGCTCAAGAAGAGCGGCGCCGACTACTTCGATCTCACTCCCGACGACGAACAGAAGATGATCGTCGACACGGTCAGCGAGTTCGCCGAGGAAGTGATGCGACCGGCGGCTCACGACTCCGACCGCTCCGCGACCTATCCCCCAGATCTGGTCGCCAAGGCCGCCGAACTCGGCGTGACAGCCATCAACGTCCCCGAGGACTTCGAAGGAATCGCCGCCCAGCGCGCCGCGGTCACCAATGTGCTGGTGGCCGAGGCACTGGCCTACGGGGACATGGGACTTGCGCTGCCCATCCTGGCGCCCGCCGGTGTTGCGTCAGCGCTCACCCATTGGGGCAGCGCGGATCAGCAGGCGACCTATCTGAAGGAGTTCGCCGGCGAGCACGTGCCGCAGGCGTGCGTCGCGATCTCTGAGCCGCACCCGCTATTCGATCCGACCGCGCTGAAGACGACGGCGGCGCGCACCCCCAGCGGCTACCGACTCGACGGCGTCAAGTCGTTGGTGCCCGCTGCTGCAGACGCCGAATTGTTGATCGTGGCCGCACAACTCAACGGCAAGCCAGCCCTGTTCATCGTCGAATCATCGTCGAAGGGCGTCACCGTCACTCCGGATCCGAGCATGGGTATCCGGGCCGCGGCGCTCGGACAGATCGAGCTCGACCATGTCACCGTGCCGCTGTCAGCGCGGCTGGGTGAGGACGGTGCCGGCGAAGCCGACTATTCGGAGGCCATCGCGCTGGCGCGCCTTGGCTGGTCGGCACTTGCGGTCGGCACGGCGCACGCGGTGCTCGACTACGTGGTGCCATATGTCAAGGAGCGCCACGCATTCGGTGAGCCGATCGCGCACCGGCAGGCAGTCGCATTCATGTGCGCCAACATGGCGATCGAGTTCGACGGTCTGCGGTTGATCACCTGGCGCGGAGCGTCGCGTGCCGATCAGGGTCTGCCGTTCGCCCGGGAAGCGGCGCTGGCCAAGCGGCTCGGCACCGACAAGGGCATGCAGATCGGACTGGACGGTGTGCAGCTGCTCGGCGGCCACGGCTACACCAAGGAGCACCCGGTTGAACGCTGGTACCGCGATCTACGCGCGATCGGTGTCGCCGAGGGCATTGTTGTCATATAGCGCAGTCATCTGACCCTGTAGTCATCCCTCATAACCGAAAGTCAAATGATGGCAATCAATTTGGAACTGCCGAAGAAGCTCGAAGCAGTGATCGACATGGCGCACAACGGCGCCGCCGAGATGCTGCGACCGATCTCGCGCAAGTGGGACCTGCGGGAGCACGAGTATCCGATCGAGCTCGACACTCTGGCAACCCTCTTCGAGGGCATTTCGCAGGCCAACGCCATCGCCTTCGCCGGCGCCGAAGCGTTTGCGGCCGGCGAGGCCAAGGACACCAACCACAACGGCGCCAACATGTCGGCCGTGCTCAATGTGATGGAAATCAGTTGGGGCGATGTGGCTTTGATGCTGTCGGTACCGCGCCAGGGCCTCGGCAACGCCGCGATCTCCAGCGTCGCCACTCGCGAACAGCTCGACGGGCTCGGCAAGGACGTGTGGGCCGCGATGGCCATCACCGAACCCGGGTTCGGCTCCGACTCTGCGGCCGTGACGACGACGGCCAAGGAGGATGGTGACGAGTACGTCATCAACGGCGAGAAGATCTTCGTCACCGCAGGATCGCGGGCCACCCATATCGTCGTCTGGGCGACGCTGGACAAGTCGTTGGGCCGCGCGGCGATCAAGTC is part of the Mycolicibacterium tusciae JS617 genome and encodes:
- a CDS encoding WS/DGAT/MGAT family O-acyltransferase, with product MQQLSWTDDMLLRAERPETPMQIQMLLIYDPATAPGGRVTYKGILEEIESRLHLAPTFRRRLTELPGGLHMPYWVDDPDFDLEYHVRHIALPQPGDWRQLCIQIARIHARQIDLRHPPWEMTVIEGLNSVPGVPTGSFAVGLKLHHCAADGMESVELMAALHDLAPEGPRPDPPETPWKPGELPSTATLVSKTAVNIAQYPLRATSVVVPSALKAVRELAGLPAKLAGGVASALGPGSGSLFAPTTRFNDSASPHRVFEARFHDLADFQRIKASVPGATINDVAVAYVGGTLRHYLEGHDELPDDTLVAACPASIRDSSEKGAGGNRLFGRLQSLQTDSPDPHERLASIVAESSAFRENSDTSNTSRLMELVGLVPTTLLGLTVKAASAMPFSGPTIANTTVSNVPGPDVPIYFAGAHLVQVTGMGPLIAGMNLFHVIASYNGTVSMGVTADRDALPDPAHYAECMQAAFDELFATTK
- a CDS encoding acyl-CoA dehydrogenase family protein, with translation MTNTLPSKNGSTPQPKRTGKESAVGKRRHKRTATDVGLALVTPLVGQEFLDRYNLRDPLNRGLKYGVKQVFSVAGAANRQFKRVSSAQGGPTRLKKSGADYFDLTPDDEQKMIVDTVSEFAEEVMRPAAHDSDRSATYPPDLVAKAAELGVTAINVPEDFEGIAAQRAAVTNVLVAEALAYGDMGLALPILAPAGVASALTHWGSADQQATYLKEFAGEHVPQACVAISEPHPLFDPTALKTTAARTPSGYRLDGVKSLVPAAADAELLIVAAQLNGKPALFIVESSSKGVTVTPDPSMGIRAAALGQIELDHVTVPLSARLGEDGAGEADYSEAIALARLGWSALAVGTAHAVLDYVVPYVKERHAFGEPIAHRQAVAFMCANMAIEFDGLRLITWRGASRADQGLPFAREAALAKRLGTDKGMQIGLDGVQLLGGHGYTKEHPVERWYRDLRAIGVAEGIVVI